The following is a genomic window from Marinococcus sp. PL1-022.
TCCGGCTTCGTATCATAATTCGTCATGTACGCTGCCGCCGGACGGGCAATGCCTCCGGCACAGCCGCATACAGAGTTTACCATAACGAGTGTTGTGCCTTCCTTGTTCAATACTTCATCGACTTCTTCCGGAGTACGAAGAGACTGGTAGCCCGCTTCTTCGATTTCATCCCGGGAAGCTTGTACTATATCATTAACGTAAAAATCAAAATTCATTAAAATCCTTCCT
Proteins encoded in this region:
- a CDS encoding BrxA/BrxB family bacilliredoxin — encoded protein: MNFDFYVNDIVQASRDEIEEAGYQSLRTPEEVDEVLNKEGTTLVMVNSVCGCAGGIARPAAAYMTNYDTKPDRLVTVFAGQDKEATEQARSYFTGFPPSSPSFGLLKDGELVRMVERHEIEGHEPIQVVQQLEEAFDQYCTK